The stretch of DNA GAATGATGAAAGTCTTCTACTTTCTTAAGCCAATTGAGGCAAAGTTGTTGGGAAATTTGTCGATTGTCGATTAAAGACAATTCTATACTGCGACGTACGGCAAAAGAATCTTGTAGTAAACCATCTCTAATTTTAAAAGCTTCCTCTGACAGTCGCTGTAATTGTCTTCCATACCACCATTGCAGAACTTGTTCCATAATGTTTGAAGATGCATAAAATCTATACTAATAACTGTAGAATAAGCGATTGAAGTTGTTCAATGATGGTTCGTTTCTGCTAGATTCATTACCTATACTTGCCATAAATTTGGCAGAAAATGACATTGACTGCACAGATGCAGTGAACGCAGGCTAGGGGTCGTCTGCCGAACTTGGTTTGCCACGGGGCGTACAAGGTGCTGGACGCGCATTCAGCACACAGTCGCTCTGCTTGTTAACCCCGCACCGTCGACGGGCGACGGTGTACCGTTCACTTTTTTTTAAGCTCAAATTAAGTTTATTTTTTTGTTCATTGCCAATCAAAAATTATGACTAAATTTTATCGCCCGAACTGTGGTTGATTAGTTATTTTGGTTCGTTTTTAAGTTTATTTACAGCAGAGGAAAGCCCACGCTAACTCTTCGATTATAGTGTTGGGAGTAGTCACGCTGATTGCTTTTAGCTTGACACCACAATGGTAAAATAACCAATAAAACAATTTTAAAATTATTCTAAGGAGATTGTTTATGGGTGGCGTAATTTCTTTTGTACTGATTATTGGTCTTTACACGGGAATTGCTCTTGGTTTATATTTTGGTTTCCGTGCCATCAAATTAATTTAGTTCTACTTCGGTTTAGGACGTAGTCTTCTACGTCTATCTATCCTGATTTAGCTGCTAACATTTGCCAAGCTAACTTTGCTGCACCTACCATTCCTGCCTTATTACCTAATTGAGCAACTAACAATTCCAAGTCAA from Stanieria cyanosphaera PCC 7437 encodes:
- the petL gene encoding cytochrome b6-f complex subunit PetL, which translates into the protein MGGVISFVLIIGLYTGIALGLYFGFRAIKLI